A genome region from Blautia coccoides includes the following:
- a CDS encoding transglutaminase-like domain-containing protein yields the protein MWKRSRKRDFYSADKGKKAGKTSGPVSGLLFFVCYFCGLWGYLRLCSLIFRLNYSLWPVAFVLAGACAGLWLLQDIVKCKPVFVIFVGIAAAGGMFWAKRSMYLTNMKMLYAAGMWNMRAISVIKVTGLLCICMILGLLFIYLTANLAKQGWIFYFITFPLVFAAMMAQADLDIWTLCFPAVFHLGNRMAGVASKTRRKSGQPREGIYKNAGRAVLVLVVFFLAAVGIAGRGVSKHMDTLYEVPLKTGERAWRMAAGLWLPESVKGQVNRGGLYPSGREQMEVILPEKPKEDLYLKSFVGDVYESGAWKAADREAFYESLDGEYAAQEGADARKYFENRQFYMIRYILSGLGGTDGYENVPGEKNVELRSLALENRTVSLPYIYGEEYGDDKVHRGTMYTEEDFKTVLAMADADIRLRFEEEERAYKTFVEQSCLAVPEEQVPQLVSICRSYDNSGTEEVTGFIQAWLQSNAAYSLNPGVAPIGRDPAEYFICEQGKGYCQHFATAAALMYRIYGIPSRYAVGFRAAPDLFEEQEDGRYKAVITDVQAHAWAEIYLDGEGWIPVETTPAAGAQQAGNGLENGEYMPNAETAAEAAGTEYETSRENGAEQNDQAVPDEEEGRTEPGKEETADGTENGQEDENSTQKEQKDSGLDQNRRNKLLGSIRSFFVRMAPIFAAAAGIVFIWGMICLRRYAILRRQEKYGAGQIMVRMLEVLGMAGKMKDCDAMEADFSEKLSHAVPSISRAEAVQIQRAALQESFGNEELSKMQGRETRRVYKKACSYVYKNLPWYKKMYFRYGKVYG from the coding sequence ATGTGGAAGAGATCAAGAAAGAGAGATTTTTACTCAGCTGACAAAGGAAAAAAAGCGGGAAAAACCAGTGGACCGGTCAGCGGCCTGCTCTTTTTCGTCTGTTATTTTTGCGGGCTTTGGGGATATCTGCGGCTGTGTTCATTGATCTTCAGGCTGAATTACAGTTTGTGGCCGGTGGCCTTTGTCCTGGCTGGAGCCTGTGCGGGGCTTTGGCTTCTTCAGGATATTGTGAAGTGTAAACCGGTCTTTGTGATATTTGTGGGCATTGCCGCCGCCGGAGGCATGTTTTGGGCAAAGCGGAGTATGTATCTTACCAATATGAAAATGCTGTATGCGGCCGGAATGTGGAATATGAGAGCGATTTCTGTTATTAAAGTGACAGGTCTGTTGTGTATCTGCATGATTTTGGGTCTGCTTTTTATTTACCTGACAGCGAATCTGGCAAAACAGGGATGGATTTTTTACTTTATTACCTTTCCCCTTGTGTTTGCCGCAATGATGGCGCAGGCAGATTTGGATATATGGACCCTCTGTTTTCCGGCTGTTTTTCATTTGGGAAACCGTATGGCCGGTGTTGCGTCCAAGACCCGCCGGAAATCAGGACAGCCAAGGGAAGGCATTTATAAAAATGCGGGAAGGGCAGTTCTTGTGCTTGTGGTCTTCTTTTTAGCTGCTGTGGGTATTGCGGGAAGAGGAGTTTCAAAGCATATGGATACCCTGTATGAGGTCCCCTTAAAGACCGGTGAACGTGCCTGGCGCATGGCGGCAGGTCTGTGGCTTCCGGAATCCGTCAAGGGCCAGGTAAACCGGGGCGGACTTTATCCAAGCGGCAGAGAGCAGATGGAAGTCATTCTCCCGGAAAAACCCAAGGAGGATCTGTACCTTAAAAGCTTTGTGGGTGATGTGTATGAAAGCGGTGCCTGGAAGGCAGCCGACCGTGAGGCTTTTTATGAAAGCTTGGACGGAGAGTACGCGGCTCAGGAGGGCGCGGACGCCAGAAAATATTTTGAAAACAGGCAGTTTTATATGATCCGTTATATTCTCTCCGGTTTGGGAGGTACAGATGGCTATGAAAATGTGCCGGGTGAAAAGAATGTGGAATTGCGGTCTCTGGCTCTGGAGAACAGGACAGTATCGCTGCCCTATATTTATGGAGAAGAGTATGGGGATGATAAGGTGCACAGGGGAACCATGTACACAGAAGAGGACTTTAAAACGGTGCTGGCTATGGCGGACGCAGATATAAGACTCAGATTTGAGGAGGAGGAGCGTGCCTACAAAACCTTTGTGGAGCAGTCCTGTCTTGCAGTTCCTGAGGAACAGGTACCACAGCTTGTGAGCATCTGCAGGTCTTATGATAATTCAGGAACAGAAGAGGTTACCGGATTCATACAGGCCTGGCTCCAGTCAAATGCAGCCTACTCCTTGAATCCCGGCGTGGCGCCCATTGGAAGGGACCCGGCAGAATATTTTATATGTGAGCAGGGAAAAGGATACTGTCAGCATTTTGCCACTGCGGCGGCACTTATGTACCGGATCTACGGGATCCCATCCCGCTATGCCGTGGGATTTAGGGCAGCGCCGGATTTATTTGAGGAGCAGGAGGACGGCAGATATAAGGCGGTTATCACAGATGTGCAGGCTCATGCGTGGGCTGAGATTTATTTAGACGGTGAAGGATGGATCCCAGTGGAGACAACCCCGGCAGCGGGGGCACAGCAGGCAGGGAACGGCTTGGAAAACGGAGAATACATGCCAAATGCAGAGACTGCAGCCGAAGCTGCCGGAACGGAATATGAGACCAGCCGAGAGAATGGAGCAGAACAGAATGATCAGGCTGTTCCGGATGAGGAAGAAGGCCGGACGGAACCGGGGAAGGAAGAGACTGCTGATGGAACAGAAAACGGTCAGGAGGATGAGAACAGCACACAGAAGGAGCAGAAAGACAGCGGTTTAGATCAGAACCGTAGAAATAAACTACTGGGGAGTATTCGTTCCTTTTTTGTCAGGATGGCACCAATATTTGCTGCGGCAGCAGGGATTGTTTTTATATGGGGGATGATTTGCCTTCGGCGGTATGCCATTCTGCGCAGGCAGGAAAAATACGGCGCTGGTCAGATCATGGTCAGAATGCTGGAAGTTCTTGGGATGGCAGGGAAGATGAAGGACTGTGACGCAATGGAAGCGGATTTTTCAGAAAAGCTGTCCCATGCAGTTCCCTCTATCAGCAGGGCGGAAGCCGTACAGATACAGAGAGCAGCCCTTCAGGAGAGCTTTGGAAATGAAGAGCTTTCTAAAATGCAGGGAAGGGAAACGCGCCGTGTCTATAAGAAAGCATGTTCTTATGTCTATAAAAACCTGCCGTGGTATAAAAAAATGTATTTCCGGTATGGAAAGGTATATGGATAA
- a CDS encoding DUF58 domain-containing protein: MRKLLVTLVLILFFYLAGLYRSSSVMIFLSASLVFMAILGILSKYLVRRLEIGLEPERNTVSKESTMTVTLAAVNHSRIPVMKFEVRLKIWNQGTSNAETKKIQGYVPGKGTARIGVEVSPKHCGILEISGKKAKVWDPLCLFCGQKKTAASFRAVVLPKGYEMQFSMESLLFGMESENGNSRPGAQPPEIYQVQAYRPGDGLRDIHWKLTARSGELLSKQYCAEVQAPVFVFWDIREDKPLSTGQMDAFWELCYGVSAGLLKEKVSHSVGYWDRQTGLIQVYSIACHEDIMNNLCEMIRRDALFEEKGYPDELYLKEMYQRQEEGEMVLSMDTSLRLHLYNKLLFQFSEEDYVEEIKKERFLLS, encoded by the coding sequence ATGAGAAAATTACTGGTAACGCTGGTACTGATTTTGTTTTTTTATCTGGCGGGGCTTTACCGTTCTTCCTCTGTTATGATATTTCTCTCGGCATCTCTGGTTTTTATGGCAATTTTGGGAATTTTATCTAAGTATCTGGTACGCAGACTGGAAATCGGGCTGGAGCCGGAAAGGAATACTGTGTCAAAGGAGAGTACGATGACAGTGACACTGGCAGCGGTCAATCATTCCCGGATACCTGTCATGAAGTTTGAAGTACGTCTTAAGATATGGAATCAGGGGACATCCAATGCCGAAACGAAAAAGATACAGGGGTATGTTCCGGGAAAAGGCACTGCGAGGATAGGAGTGGAAGTCTCTCCAAAGCACTGCGGGATCTTGGAAATCAGCGGAAAGAAGGCGAAAGTTTGGGACCCTCTGTGTCTCTTTTGCGGACAGAAAAAGACAGCGGCTTCCTTTCGGGCAGTGGTGCTTCCAAAGGGTTATGAGATGCAGTTTTCTATGGAAAGCCTGCTTTTTGGTATGGAATCAGAAAACGGAAACAGCAGGCCCGGAGCACAACCGCCTGAAATCTATCAGGTCCAGGCTTACCGCCCCGGTGACGGACTCAGGGATATTCATTGGAAACTGACTGCCAGAAGCGGTGAACTGCTCAGCAAGCAGTATTGTGCAGAGGTTCAGGCTCCGGTATTCGTATTCTGGGATATCAGGGAGGACAAGCCTTTAAGCACCGGGCAGATGGACGCATTCTGGGAGCTTTGTTATGGGGTGAGCGCAGGCCTTCTGAAGGAAAAAGTCAGCCATTCGGTAGGATACTGGGACAGGCAGACCGGGCTGATACAGGTGTATTCCATTGCGTGCCATGAAGATATTATGAACAATCTGTGTGAAATGATACGCAGGGACGCGCTTTTTGAGGAAAAGGGATATCCGGATGAATTGTATTTAAAAGAGATGTACCAAAGGCAGGAGGAAGGGGAAATGGTTCTTTCCATGGACACGTCCCTCAGATTACATTTATACAATAAACTGCTGTTTCAGTTTTCAGAGGAGGATTATGTGGAAGAGATCAAGAAAGAGAGATTTTTACTCAGCTGA
- a CDS encoding aromatic acid exporter family protein → MLKMKAGKYLAVALKTAIGSCTAILAAEQFHLDFASSAGIIALLTLINTRWDTLRLSAVRLISFFATVILAWMIFSHMSREWITYGVFVFLLVGISLFVGWQNTMSVNAVIGTHFWTTHDFGAATIWNEFCLVFIGITVAVLLNLFQRNQSRKKQILQDMRYVEARLQDILEMLADYLMQRENEADVWEEIAHLEEHLSHSMERAYEYDRNTFLPHTEYYNHYIEMRTRQCSMLQSLHWEIQKIRTMPSQAETIAEYITYMKKYVEEKNIPKKQIERLRQVENAFHEAPLPVTREEFEGRAVLYHIMMDLEEFLLYKKRFIESLSDKQKKIYWETEKKQ, encoded by the coding sequence ATGCTGAAAATGAAAGCCGGAAAATATTTGGCAGTTGCCCTGAAAACAGCCATAGGAAGCTGCACTGCCATACTTGCGGCAGAGCAGTTTCACCTGGATTTTGCAAGTTCAGCGGGTATTATTGCTCTGCTGACTTTGATCAATACAAGATGGGATACCCTCAGGCTTTCTGCTGTGAGGCTTATTTCCTTTTTTGCCACCGTGATCCTGGCCTGGATGATCTTCAGTCATATGAGCAGGGAGTGGATCACATATGGGGTGTTTGTATTTTTGTTGGTGGGGATCAGCTTGTTTGTGGGATGGCAGAATACCATGTCTGTCAATGCAGTTATCGGAACACATTTCTGGACCACGCATGACTTCGGGGCAGCTACCATATGGAATGAATTCTGTCTTGTTTTTATCGGTATAACAGTGGCTGTCCTGCTGAATCTGTTTCAGCGCAACCAGAGCAGAAAAAAGCAGATTTTGCAGGATATGCGGTATGTAGAGGCCAGACTCCAGGATATTCTTGAAATGTTGGCAGACTATCTTATGCAGAGGGAAAACGAGGCGGATGTATGGGAGGAGATCGCCCATCTGGAGGAACATCTCTCTCATTCTATGGAGCGGGCTTATGAGTATGACAGAAATACATTTCTTCCGCACACGGAGTATTACAATCATTATATTGAGATGCGGACCAGGCAGTGCAGTATGCTGCAGAGCCTTCACTGGGAAATACAGAAGATCCGTACTATGCCCAGCCAGGCAGAGACCATTGCAGAGTACATTACTTACATGAAAAAATATGTGGAGGAGAAAAATATTCCGAAAAAACAGATAGAACGGCTACGCCAGGTAGAAAATGCGTTCCACGAGGCACCCCTGCCCGTGACTAGAGAGGAATTTGAGGGAAGGGCTGTCTTATATCACATTATGATGGATCTGGAGGAATTTTTGCTCTATAAAAAGCGGTTTATCGAATCCCTGAGTGATAAACAGAAGAAAATCTATTGGGAAACTGAAAAAAAGCAGTGA
- the bcp gene encoding thioredoxin-dependent thiol peroxidase, with protein MLEIGIKAPEFRLLDQDGKEVALSDFRGKKVVLYFYSKDNTAGCTKQACNFGELYPQFTEKGAVVLGVSKDTAASHKKFAEKYHLPFPLLSDTELKVIREYDVWKEKNMYGKKVMGVVRTTYLINEDGIIEKAFGKVKAADNPAQMLGEI; from the coding sequence ATGTTGGAAATTGGAATAAAGGCACCGGAATTCAGACTGTTGGATCAGGATGGGAAGGAAGTGGCTCTGAGTGATTTTAGGGGGAAGAAAGTCGTGTTGTACTTTTATAGTAAGGATAATACGGCAGGGTGTACAAAGCAGGCCTGTAATTTTGGAGAGCTGTATCCGCAGTTTACGGAGAAAGGAGCTGTGGTGCTTGGTGTCAGTAAAGATACGGCAGCTTCCCATAAAAAATTTGCTGAGAAATATCATCTGCCCTTTCCTTTGCTTTCCGATACGGAGCTTAAGGTGATCCGGGAATATGATGTATGGAAAGAAAAAAATATGTATGGGAAAAAGGTTATGGGAGTGGTGCGGACCACCTACCTGATCAACGAGGATGGAATCATAGAAAAGGCCTTCGGCAAGGTCAAGGCAGCGGATAACCCGGCGCAGATGCTGGGAGAGATCTGA
- a CDS encoding AAA family ATPase, protein MKSNREAVWEVLTQINQVILGKETLTAEVLAALLAGGHVLLEDLPGSGKTTLALALSKLLGLDWKRVQFTPDVLPSDLTGFSIYRKDLQRFVYQPGAVFCNLLLADEINRTSPKTQSALLEVMEEEQVTVEGVTRKVPAPFFVIATQNPTGTAGTQMLPPAQMDRFMICTTMGYPDFASEVEMAKGTGIERRTDHLMPMLNAQVLQNIRQEVEQIFVHDSVYHYIVKLITATRRNPHFEAGASPRGTISLVRMAKVTAWIAGNDFVSPADVSAQFIPVVNHRVRLSTRARMDGVEKENVLAGILEHEERPFFKGR, encoded by the coding sequence ATGAAATCAAATAGAGAAGCTGTGTGGGAGGTGCTCACACAGATCAATCAGGTAATCCTGGGAAAAGAGACATTGACGGCAGAGGTGCTGGCAGCTCTTCTGGCGGGAGGCCATGTGCTGTTGGAGGATCTGCCGGGTTCAGGGAAGACAACCCTGGCACTGGCATTGTCAAAGCTTTTGGGACTGGACTGGAAAAGAGTACAATTTACGCCCGATGTGCTGCCATCGGATCTGACCGGATTTTCCATATACAGAAAAGACCTGCAGAGATTCGTCTATCAGCCGGGTGCCGTGTTCTGTAATCTTCTTCTTGCAGATGAGATAAACCGTACGTCGCCGAAGACCCAGTCTGCCCTTTTGGAAGTCATGGAGGAAGAGCAGGTGACGGTGGAGGGAGTGACCAGGAAAGTACCTGCCCCGTTTTTTGTCATAGCCACTCAGAATCCCACAGGGACGGCAGGCACGCAGATGCTGCCCCCTGCGCAGATGGATCGTTTTATGATATGCACTACTATGGGGTATCCCGATTTTGCCAGTGAGGTGGAGATGGCAAAAGGAACCGGAATTGAACGAAGGACTGACCATCTGATGCCTATGCTGAATGCACAGGTGCTTCAGAATATCAGACAAGAGGTGGAACAGATATTTGTCCATGACTCTGTCTATCACTATATTGTGAAGCTAATCACTGCAACCAGGAGAAATCCTCATTTTGAAGCCGGCGCCAGTCCGAGAGGAACCATATCACTGGTGCGCATGGCTAAGGTCACAGCCTGGATAGCCGGGAATGACTTCGTATCCCCTGCAGATGTGTCTGCCCAGTTTATTCCTGTGGTCAATCACAGGGTAAGGCTGAGTACCAGAGCGCGGATGGACGGTGTGGAAAAAGAGAATGTGCTTGCCGGTATTCTGGAACATGAGGAGAGACCATTCTTTAAGGGGAGATGA
- a CDS encoding flavodoxin has product MKKIITAVLCLLAVSLSLSSCGREKAEGAAGRQAEEGTGKVLVAFFSYGGNTRMLAETAARYSGGDLFRIETEKSYSEDYDTCLEETAREMEENARPALASHVVHMEEYDVVLLGYPIWWGSMPMAVNTFLEEYDFKGKVIAPFCTHGGSGLGSSVEDLKKICPEAEAAEGLAVYGSKADQSEDQVKEWLDKLGLYGEEQDRE; this is encoded by the coding sequence GTGAAAAAAATTATAACCGCAGTCTTATGCTTACTGGCTGTTTCACTGTCCCTGTCCTCCTGCGGCAGGGAAAAAGCAGAAGGCGCAGCCGGGCGGCAGGCGGAAGAGGGGACAGGAAAAGTCCTGGTGGCTTTTTTCTCCTACGGCGGCAACACAAGAATGCTGGCAGAGACGGCTGCCCGGTATTCGGGCGGGGATCTGTTCCGGATAGAAACTGAAAAATCTTATTCGGAAGATTATGACACCTGTCTGGAAGAGACGGCCAGAGAGATGGAGGAGAACGCACGTCCGGCACTTGCTTCCCATGTGGTACATATGGAAGAGTATGATGTGGTGTTGCTGGGGTATCCCATATGGTGGGGCAGCATGCCCATGGCTGTAAATACCTTTCTGGAGGAATATGATTTTAAAGGTAAAGTTATTGCGCCCTTCTGTACCCACGGAGGCAGCGGGCTGGGCAGCAGTGTGGAGGATCTGAAAAAAATATGTCCGGAGGCAGAGGCAGCAGAGGGGCTGGCTGTTTATGGTTCCAAAGCGGACCAGTCAGAGGATCAGGTGAAAGAATGGCTGGACAAACTGGGACTGTATGGGGAGGAGCAGGACAGGGAATAG
- a CDS encoding cold-shock protein produces MNNGTVKWFNAQKGYGFITDSNTGEDVFVHFSAIVSNGFKSLDEGQRVTFDTEQDPKDSRKLKAVNVCAA; encoded by the coding sequence ATGAATAACGGTACAGTGAAATGGTTTAACGCTCAGAAGGGATACGGATTTATTACTGATTCCAATACAGGAGAGGATGTATTCGTACATTTTTCCGCTATTGTTTCCAATGGATTCAAAAGCCTTGACGAAGGACAGAGAGTAACATTTGATACAGAGCAGGATCCGAAAGACAGCAGAAAACTGAAAGCAGTTAATGTTTGTGCAGCATAA